The stretch of DNA TCGGGCAATGAGAAGGGCACCACTGTCACCCTCTATGTCACGCCTAATGACTACCTGGAGAGTTAATTGTGAGTTGTGGGAGGTTTGtggaatgggggtgggggtggtgggtaGTTTTAAGGGAGGGGTTAGGGAAGTCGTCGGGAAGGTTACGTGTTGTGGGGTAAGCGGGTTGAGCATGCTTGGTGAATGTGAGGGTTACAAtttgtgtgcgtaagtgtggatcgaggggggagggtgtaagcgcgtgccgtgtgtgtgtgtgtgtgtgtgtgtgtgtgtgtgtgtgtgtgtgtgtgtgtttgtgggtgggtgtggatgtgtttgtgggtgggtgtggatgtgtgtgtgttttcaaaaaATGGTATGTGTTTAGCACTTCTGTTTCCTGCTCACGTATTCTTACTGTCATCGGTGCTTTGATTTTCTATCTGTCTTTTGTTGcattttgttggttggtttgttggtctttgtgaatgtttgtttgtatgtttacttgattgtttttgttgcaGTGAATTTTGCgtcgattgttttgttttgaatgttgtGTTGGTCTTTGCTTTTTCATTCgcattttctctttcttttgtaACAATCATTCTTCTatttagtagaaactttaagcaaagatttatatgtgaaaagtataacgcagttgtgaataatacggtagataaattctacaaggattggcgcctgtatatgcacgttttgatgtaacccttaggttttttcgttcttaaaaccttttgataatgcgaccaccaaaccactgaacatccccccctccccattccatcctcccaccccatgtacgttgtaattgtccaagtgtgcttttctgttatatgattctgtcctttcggttaggtgatgtcctgtaatgtacagcatatacatgtaaaaaaaaatgtacaaaaagagaataaaaaataaattaaaaaaacaatcatTCTTCTATCGTTTCAGATGCTTCATATCTACCGCAGTCAATACTCAGCATCGCGCAACAAAAGTAACCTAGAAAGCAAACCGTCGATACATCAACACTCTCCTGGATCCTTCATTCCAAATAAAGTTAACATCCCTTTCTGTGGACCGTACACATGGCGTATTGGATACCATGAAGTCTTCACAAGAACAAGCTATCACACGGCACTAAGCTTCAGGAGCCATGCAATAAATGTCTACAGAACCGATTagttgtctttgtctttgagttaaactggttggttggttggtacgTTGGTTTGTCGGTTGGTTGGTAAGTTGGTTGGTCGGTTGCTTGGCTGGTTGGTGGGTCAcctggttgtttggttggttggttggttgccagcttgcttgcttgctcgcTTGCTAACTTGCATGCTTGCCTGCTTGGTATTTACTCAACCGTAATAAGTCATTGCAAGGCCATCAGAgcaaagaagagaaagaagggATAGGCTGTCGttgaaacaaatcaaaacagcaTGAACTTTTTCAGACTACTTTAATATTGACCAATATATAAAAAAGAGGTTTTCAAATCGTCCGTAAAAAGAATTTCCTTTGAAATACAGCACAATGTTTACACACAGGACGGCAAATATCTGgattgcctgaaacacacagagaTAAATGTTGCTTGTTACAGTACAATTAGTGAAAGCAATATGCCAAGAAAATAAGACCGGGCGGATATTTTTGCTTTCACAGCAATATCATCAAAATGacgcacaaagaaaacaaaactcaaCATAAATGTAAAAATCCTAGAATCCGAACACGCTTAAACCGAAATCAAATCTCGTCCAACGTGCACACGCACGCAaccacacacgaacacacacacacacatacacacacacacacacatacacacacacacatacacacactctttctctcatacacacacacacacacattctctctctcactcacacacacacacatacacacacacataaaatgcacgcgctgacaaacacacacatacaaaactcAATAATATTTAATAATCTCATCTTAAGAAATTACACTGTGGCTGTGAACATTTAAACCTAATGAACATATAATAAACAACATTAAAATATGCCACTAACAGACCTTCACTTGGCCAAGTAACTCTCAGGCGTGATCAGCATAGTCACAGAAGTCGCACGCTCTCGACCAAACCCGTTGGTGTCACAACCCATCTGGCCAAGCTGGTCAGTGGCAAGCGGACCGTTGGGGGTGCAGGTGGCACAGCTCGGCTGACCCTTCGCGTACCACCAGCCGGCCTTGAACTTGGCTGGACACTCGTCTCCTCCACTGTCCTGGCCTTTGGCGGAAAATTGCTGACCGTTGGAATCGCTGGCGATCGTTGACGCTGTAGGTAGAGAAGATGAGGTGTGATTTCAATGTCGATGTCATGTCAATAGCAGCGGTGATATTTCTACGTGAtagtgattgttgttgttggtggtggtggtggtgttgtagttgttgttgtaattgttgttgttgttgttgttgttgttgttgttgttgtttgccaTCATGGACCTCATTTTCGTTGTTATCAtcagttttctttttgttcgTTGCAGGTTTTGTGttatcatcaccaccaccaccaccgcaaataccatcattatcatcatcatcatcatcatcatcatcatcatcatcatcatcatcatcatcatcatcatcatcatcgtcgtcgtcgtcgtcgtcatcgtcgagCTTTGTTGTCGACACCACCAACAtcatcctcctcatcatcatcatcattatcatcatcgtcgtcgtcgtcagcaACACCGTCACCgtcagcatcaacaacaacttcaATGACGACATTTTGTGCGACCCCGGCGCTCCTGCACTCTCCGCGAGGAACGGAAACAAGGAGTTCAGATTTTTGATCACACCACACTGTGTCTGTCGTGTTGTCACCTGGCACCCCATATTCTGACGTCTGTCAACCGCCGTTTAGCTGCTTTGCTGAAGGGTCTTGTCGATGtgggttgggtttttttgaACATAGAAAAACACATGgaaatttgttttttaactttgaaaTAACCTCCCACTCACCAGCATTGCCGCTATGTCCAGCGACGGTCAGCCTGTAGTTGTGTGAGGCCCCCGCCACCCTGAACACGTCGTACTGGCCGTGCAATAGGTCATACTGGGCGTTGTACATCTCCAGCCTCATGCTCATGTCCACTGCTGTGGTCAGGGCGTGGACTTTGTGTAGCCCTGCACGTCGCACACGGGAAATCTTTTGAGTTGGTGTACATCGTTTTAATTGTAggtatacatttttgtttttaaagaggcTTTGCTCACTTAATGTAAATGTTTCTATTAACCACCGCAGATTTGCTCTGGGTTTTTATATTGAGTATGAGCACTCCCCTCATCTTAGCTTGTGTTGGTAAAATTGATGTTAGCTTCACATCCCCCTTCACTGACATAAAAGCTTTCACATACCTACTTACGACATCGCAAAGAATCAGAACACGAACAAGGGGGACAACTGCTTTGACTTGCTCGTTGATTTGCAACAAGCAGACCGTCTCCCTTGTATAACgaaaagggaaacaactaccgTAAATTGCAATTCGAATTGCAAGAAACGGATTGCCTCTCCTGTGCAAGGACAAGGGAGATAACAGCTGTACATTGTTTTTAAAGCGCTCCCTTGTATAGTGAAAAGGGAGGCAACAGTTACAAATTGCCCTTTGACTTGAAAAAAACCCTATTTCCTTCCCTGTACATTTACAAGGGACACAACAGCAGTCGATTGCTTTTGACTTACAGCAAGCTGATTGCCTCCCATGAtcccaattttctcagattttagcTGGCTGATTTGGATTGTCGGCTTTGCGTTTATATCTGACTTTTTAAAAAACTAAAATCTCCACGATGAAAACGTTTAACGTACATTTGTTCTCGTGTTCAACAATGATGTATTACCACCAAAGATCTGTCAAAGCTAAAACATTGGAAACGTGAAAAGGATGCTCTTTCAACATTTACAATAGCTGAAAAACTGTGTGGTGGTTTACACCACCGTTTGCACGGGGAAAAGGGCATCTTTTAAGTCAGGAGGTTTGTGTACACGTTCTTAAACTCTCTAACCAGCAAGAACAATGAAAAACACAACCATCAAACCTAGCACAATAGATCTCACAGACATCTGAATTATGTTATGCTCACCGAGCCAGTAGTTTCCTGTGAGTTTTCCGAAGCCATCTCTATATTCAGCATACGTCCTGTCAAACCCGTCAGGTGCTAGATCGGCAGCGTTGAATTCCTCACGTGCTTGAATCACCTGGACACCATTAAAAATATGAGATATAGCAATTTATTCTAcctacgtgagagagaccactcatgagataacaatatcgttcaaaccacacgtgcgtacatcatgtaaatgaggtcgtgtcaaactagtcttgcagggacctgcttttcccctgcttatgatgccaaagtcaccgagacaaacgtcattatatgGAAACACGTTTGCGCCTGCTTTTTCCCCTGGACAATTTTTgtgaactaacacgtcacgctaaaCTTTCtaaagtgacgtttctttgctttgacgtgaaagattgcacgaggttttggaagagatcgaggttccaaagaAGCTTCTTCAATTTGAACGCCTcaactgcgggacgttttgagtaaaatacacgtaagtacaatATGTAGGATGAACAGAATACTACGTGGATATCTGTGTCGTACTAGATTTACATTCGTTGCTTTTTTCAAATATTTAAAAgcttgctttcgctcgcagttcaataaaattatttaaaaaaacaacgagtgtaaatctggtacgacacagcaaaccatgtagtGTTCTCTATTTAAGTATTAATTGCAGCTTTTTAAAGTTATTGAACATCTTGTCATTTTGCACAAATACACGCCTGGTAAGGCCAAAATATAGGTTCGGTAGGTTGacgttttcttttttaagtttgTTTTTTCATTTAGATAGGCACATGTGACTTTTTATTGGCCGGAAATTGTGTGACTTGTGTTCCCTGAATGTCGGGGATGAATAATTTTCCTGTCAAAGTCAGCAACATCGAGCTTTGACATTTATCTTTGTCATGAGGATCAAAAAACGTTCCAGGGTAGGGAGGAAATAAATAGGGTTGGTCAGGAATCGGAAATATTTTTCCTTAGGACTTAGCCATCACGTGGCGTCTTGTTGGTCGGCAACGAGAGAGATCGTGGCGGCAGTGACCGTGAGCTCCTTTGCAGATTTTAGACAGAAACAGGCGTACACTACAATAAATTAAGTTTGGAGCTAACATGTTTTCCTGTGCTGAAATGAAATTATCAATGGAAATAGATTGCCTCATGGTAGTAAAAGATGGAACTCCTGCATAGTCTATCAAACCCTCAGACACAATAATCTATGGGAAAACGTCCAATAATATCACACACAGCATGTCTATCATTTCAGATGTTGCTTTCACTGAGCCTCCGATTTTGAATAACTCACAAattgtggagaaaaaaaagccaaggacgaattttgtgtgtgtgtgtgtgtgtgcttattttTACTGGATACAACGCTACATCAAAACCTTTTTTAGCGTTTGTGTTCTCTGGGAttgtggttgttgttataaCAATATTcgaaagaaaattaaaaacaagtcgcgtaaggcaaaattactacatttagtcaagctgtggaactcacagaatgaaactgaacgtagtccgccgctagtgcaaaaggcagtgaaagtgacgagcctgtttggcgcggcagcggttgcgctgtgcttcatagcacgctttactgtacctctcttcgttttaactttctgagcgtgtttttaatccaaacatatcatatctatatgtttttggaatcaggaaccgacaaggaataagatgaaatagtttttaaatcgatttcggaaatttaattttgatgataatttttatatttctaattttcagagattgtttttaatcagaatataacatattatgtatatgtttttggaatcagaaaatgacgaagaaaaagatgaaattgtttttggatcgtttgataagaaaataattttaattacaagtttccgatttttaatgaccaaactcactcattagtttttaagccaccaagctgaaatgcaatacaaaaccccggcctttgtcgaagattgctttgccaaaatttcaatcaatttaatggaaaaatgagggtatgacagtgccgcctcaacttttacaacaagccggatatgacgtcatcaaaggtatttatcgaaaaaatgaaaaaaacgtccggggatatcatacccagaaactctcatgtcaaatttcataaagatcggcccagtagtttagtctgaatcgctctacacacacacacacaaacacacaaacacacacacacacacacacacacacacacacacacacacacacacacacacacacacacacacacacacaaacacacacacacacacacacatacaccacgaccctcgtctcgatttccccctctatgttaaaacatttagtcaaaacttgactgaatgtaaaaaaaacaatcttACCGTCCAGAGCTTTCCGTCCAAGTTGGAGCACTGTACTTCAAACGCAGGTAAATTCCTGTCTGGCTGTATAAATGTGTTAAACCCATACGGCTCTCTTGACAGCCGAGACTCAAAGCAACTACAGTCTCGTTctaaacaaagaagaagaatgatgatgatgatgatgatgatgatgatgatgatgatgatgatgatgatgatgatgatgatgatgatgatgatgatgatgatgatgatgatgatgatgatgatgatgatgattgtttgtttgttcgttcatgggttgaaactcccatggcttttacgtgtatgaccgtttttaccccgccatttaggcagccatacgccgctttcggaggaagcatgctgggtattttcgtgtttctataacccaccgaactctgatatggatttacaggatctttttcgtgcgtacttggtcttgtgcttgcgtgtacacacggggggtgttcggacaccgaggagagtctgcacacaaagttgactctgagaaataaatctctcgccgaacgtggggacgaactcacgctgacagcggccaactggatacaaatccagcgcgctaccgactgagctacatccccgcccttgatgatgatgatgatgatgatgacacaaACTTTGGTATTCATAAATGTCAGTGGTGTTTTCGAAAGCTTCATAATCGTTCACAGAGTAAGCCCTGGCCTTCAAGTTTTGTGTCAAGCTGATTATTTTCCTAACAAATAACAAGGGCAACACATTATCACATATTGTTTTAATGGGAGACGATGATGTTCCCAGAAAATTGTAAACTGAGTCAGTTTGATTAaatcatacccccccccctcccccccaccccctaatTAATCTGTTGATTAGTGTCACTCACTTGGATTGGTTGCACAGGTGTTATCTGCTGAAAAACAACGAGAATGGATAAAACATGAGTTGTGACAGACAAAATGATAAGGCAATCATTTCTGTTTCGCGGATATCTAAATATTACCATAAGAAGAGGTGCCATCTTGTGAAAGCTTCTAAGTAAGAGCAgtgtcctctctctgtctctgtctgtctgtctgtctgtctgtctgtctgtctgtctctctctctctctctctctctctctctcactcacacacacacacacacacacacacacacacaaacacaaacacacatacagacacagatacacacagacacacagacacacacacacacacacacacacacacacacaaacacacactctctctctcactcactctctctctctctctctctctctctctctctctctctctctctctatcagaaacatttatcccatttaaatattataaaaacccAAGCACTTTTGGACTCAGCTTGCTCCTGGCTTCACCTCAagaaatgtatccctgtatttgtataaagcctttaaattaagagatcTTGTGACCTCTTAGTTAAATAACGTGTAATGTATGCTTTAATCTATAGTGctgtgcgattattatgttgtacctttttttcacatgatgagttaaattatttgcaacgttaaccatttgttcacactccttcataaggggctatggcctattgaataaattatctgcgtctgcgtctctctctctctatctctctctctctctctctctctctctctctctctctccctcactcatTCACTCCTATTGATTCAATTTGATATCTTAATTCTATTTTATTCTTGGAAGGATTGGATTTGTGTGTAAAATTAAATCACGATATTGTTGTCAGTTCCTGGTGTATAATTCACAAATTATATACAGAGTTCGAAGTCGACAGTTTTGTGAAATCAATAAATAACAAAGGGGCAAGAGTGGAGGAAATAAGGATGACCCATGAAAAAAAGGAGCACGAAAGCTTGTGTTACACATGTTTGCAGGTGACATACACACCAATGATCTCAGAAGCTTCAACAATATGCGACTTGTATTGGCTTCAGCATGAGAAACTCAACTCACCACAATCACCGTTTATACCGCCTCCCGTGAGCAGCTGAATTAAAGCGACGACCACAAAATGTCCAAgcattatttgtttttttaaatatgccTCAACTGAAACAAAAATTGCATACACATACTAAAGAGAAAACTATTTGTGAAAAGTGGTGAGCTAATGACCGAAAATATCTACGAGTAAACATTGTCTTATAACTGGAAGCAGCAATGTTGTTGATTTCAGTATTGCTGATAAATCTTGCTGTATTGTGTCACAATTATGATTGAATAAAACATTGCTCATgcttaaaagaagaaaaacaacagtaTTCATAACTTTAAAAGTATTCTAATTATAATAAACGTACCTGATAGGATAGCTCACTAGCACATTATGGTATCATTAACGGCTCTGTGTATATATCTCAAACGATTTACCGGAAATCTATAACATTTAAGCATGTTCAAATCAAAACATACTTTACCTGCAAGATGAGTATGTTCAATGTCAAACTCTTGTGTCACTGAtggttctgtgtgtctgtcaaaCGATACGACCTATCTATTTCCAAAACTGATGAGTCGATGCCTTTTTAAGCATCGGATACAATGAATGAAGTCACTGACACCGTTACCAGCTGCTCTGGTGTTCCTTGGATGAGTTATTGTTTAAAGGATCTTTCCTTCCCGTGCACATGACCGTGTTTGTACAACGCAGATTTATCCAGGCTTGGGGATGGGATGAGAACTTCCTTCCATTGAGACACATACAGCAAATcaccagcctggctgcttcctgtgctcgtggagagagagagagagagagagggggagagagagagtgagagagagagagagagagagagagagagagagagagagagagagagagagagagagagagactgtgttaAGATAATCACGCTTCGGACACCCATTTCAATATCGAACACGACTGCAGAAGGCATCGCAAAACGCGGCGGACACACCCATTACTGAACTGTTCGGAACTTGCAAATTTCGTTTTCGACCCCCATGttgtttcagagcttgttgacaCGTAatgcgtgaatgaaatgtcaccATATTTTGGAAAAGGATCGCAGAGATAATGAATTAAACATGTTACAAATttgattcaattttgtttggtggtttggaagctgtgtttgtttgcgtaagGGTCCCTAACTTTTTCCTATGAGTATATATGATGGATTAAATTCGTAGAGGGGGTCCAGAAATCTTTTTAACGAAAATTCAGAGCC from Littorina saxatilis isolate snail1 linkage group LG13, US_GU_Lsax_2.0, whole genome shotgun sequence encodes:
- the LOC138945726 gene encoding fibrinogen C domain-containing protein 1-like isoform X1; amino-acid sequence: MLGHFVVVALIQLLTGGGINGDCADNTCATNPKRDCSCFESRLSREPYGFNTFIQPDRNLPAFEVQCSNLDGKLWTVIQAREEFNAADLAPDGFDRTYAEYRDGFGKLTGNYWLGLHKVHALTTAVDMSMRLEMYNAQYDLLHGQYDVFRVAGASHNYRLTVAGHSGNAASTIASDSNGQQFSAKGQDSGGDECPAKFKAGWWYAKGQPSCATCTPNGPLATDQLGQMGCDTNGFGRERATSVTMLITPESYLAK
- the LOC138945726 gene encoding fibrinogen C domain-containing protein 1-like isoform X2, with product MLGHFVVVALIQLLTGGGINGDCDNTCATNPKRDCSCFESRLSREPYGFNTFIQPDRNLPAFEVQCSNLDGKLWTVIQAREEFNAADLAPDGFDRTYAEYRDGFGKLTGNYWLGLHKVHALTTAVDMSMRLEMYNAQYDLLHGQYDVFRVAGASHNYRLTVAGHSGNAASTIASDSNGQQFSAKGQDSGGDECPAKFKAGWWYAKGQPSCATCTPNGPLATDQLGQMGCDTNGFGRERATSVTMLITPESYLAK